In Natronoarchaeum philippinense, a single window of DNA contains:
- a CDS encoding DUF7344 domain-containing protein produces the protein MGSDDANGQTDADEFPGRATESVLAALTEPRRQYVLYYLRERERADLATLSWVVAGWLGADSDAGVTSGADHDRLELELHHNHLPHLDDIGLIEYDPNTHDVRLTQPTELVADLLDRIGGPEPSADYERRPVADARTSMSSLRTTDGIDSLRDLVEDVEQTATTITVCAPDASEALLDQFVTRNVEIEHESLPAVADGGFVLVQRNGVTLGTIGLDVLERAATSPTAPPGERSDEDYRQFLSLFRDTQFTTASRGELLKTAREIEDRAWRTGEGRLRTGFQSLSAYQDQLSVYRRLGTESDLDVHVYGRPDWTPPAIEGVRLHESTGAEIGLVWFVVFHDGRDDATASGRSNSCALIAEERARDQYYGFWTYDPELVAAIDDYLASTYR, from the coding sequence ATGGGCTCTGACGACGCGAACGGCCAGACTGACGCGGACGAGTTCCCCGGGAGGGCTACCGAGTCCGTGCTGGCCGCACTGACCGAGCCCCGCCGTCAGTACGTTCTCTACTACCTTCGAGAGCGCGAGCGCGCGGACTTAGCGACGCTGTCGTGGGTCGTCGCCGGCTGGCTGGGTGCCGACAGCGACGCTGGCGTGACATCCGGTGCGGACCACGATCGGCTCGAACTCGAACTCCATCACAATCACTTGCCCCACCTCGACGATATCGGACTGATCGAGTACGATCCGAACACCCACGATGTACGCCTCACCCAGCCTACGGAGCTGGTTGCCGATCTCCTCGACAGGATCGGCGGTCCCGAACCGTCGGCTGACTACGAACGCCGACCAGTAGCGGACGCTCGTACTAGCATGTCCTCTCTCAGGACGACCGACGGCATCGACTCGCTGCGCGACCTCGTCGAAGATGTCGAGCAAACTGCGACGACGATCACCGTGTGCGCCCCCGACGCCAGCGAAGCGTTGCTGGACCAGTTCGTGACGCGAAACGTCGAGATCGAACACGAATCCCTCCCCGCGGTCGCCGACGGCGGGTTCGTTCTCGTCCAGCGCAACGGCGTCACGCTGGGAACGATCGGCCTCGACGTGCTCGAACGCGCCGCCACGTCACCGACCGCGCCGCCCGGCGAACGCAGCGACGAGGACTACAGACAGTTTCTCTCGTTGTTCCGGGACACCCAGTTTACCACCGCGTCCCGCGGGGAACTCCTCAAAACAGCCCGAGAGATCGAGGACCGGGCTTGGCGAACTGGAGAGGGACGGCTCCGGACCGGATTTCAGTCCTTGTCGGCCTATCAGGATCAGCTCTCGGTCTACCGTCGGCTCGGGACCGAGAGCGATCTCGATGTCCACGTGTACGGGCGCCCCGACTGGACGCCGCCGGCGATCGAGGGCGTCCGACTCCACGAGTCGACGGGCGCGGAGATCGGACTCGTCTGGTTCGTCGTCTTCCACGACGGCCGCGACGACGCCACGGCGTCCGGGCGATCGAACTCCTGTGCGCTGATCGCCGAGGAGCGCGCCCGCGACCAGTACTACGGCTTCTGGACGTACGATCCCGAATTGGTCGCCGCGATCGACGACTATCTCGCGTCGACGTACCGGTAG
- a CDS encoding beta-CASP ribonuclease aCPSF1 translates to MSSVDQQLDELRTEIKSELPSDISVSEVKYEGPELVVYTRDPKEFAQQGDLIRQLASKLRKRITVRPDPDVLAEPRDAREQILSVIPDDAGVSDLDFHKDTGEVVIEAEKPGMVIGRHGSTLREITKEVGWTPEVVRTPPIESSTVSNVRNFLKQERDERRDVLERVGRQIHREEMSDEEYVRITTLGCCREVGRAAFVLSTPETRILIDCGDKPGAEGEVPYLQVPEALGAGASNLDAVVLTHAHLDHSALLPLLFKYGYDGPIYTTEPTRDLMGLLQLDYLDVAAKEGRTPPYDSEMVREAIKHTIPLEYGDVTDIAPDVKLTLHNAGHILGSAVSHFHIGDGLYNVAFSGDIHYDDTRLFNGAVNDFPRVETLVLESTYGGRNDYQTDQDDAEQNLKRVIKETYEKGGKVLIPAFAVGRSQEMMLVLEEAMRSGDIPEMPVHLDGMIWEATAIHTTYPEYLRDELRDRIFHDDENPFLADQFNHIDGGEEERQQVADDGPCIILSTSGMVTGGPIMSWLRHLGSDADSTLTFVGYQAQGTLGRRIQNGWDEIPIDDDDTGRQSTLSLNMDVETVEGFSGHADRQGLENFVKTMNPRPEKVLCVHGDESSTQDLSSALYHDYNMRTFAPKNLETFRFV, encoded by the coding sequence ATGAGTTCCGTTGACCAACAACTCGACGAGTTGCGTACAGAGATCAAAAGCGAGCTACCAAGCGACATTTCGGTTTCGGAGGTGAAATACGAGGGTCCTGAGCTGGTCGTCTACACGCGTGATCCGAAGGAATTCGCCCAGCAGGGCGATCTGATCCGACAGTTGGCCAGCAAACTCCGCAAGCGCATCACCGTCCGCCCGGATCCCGATGTTCTCGCGGAGCCGCGCGACGCACGCGAACAGATTCTCTCGGTGATTCCCGACGACGCCGGGGTTTCGGATCTCGATTTCCACAAAGACACCGGCGAGGTCGTCATCGAGGCCGAAAAGCCCGGTATGGTGATCGGCCGACACGGATCGACGCTCCGAGAGATCACTAAAGAGGTCGGCTGGACGCCCGAAGTCGTCCGGACGCCGCCGATCGAGTCCTCGACGGTCTCGAACGTCCGGAACTTCCTCAAGCAGGAACGCGACGAGCGCCGCGACGTGTTAGAGCGGGTCGGTCGTCAGATCCACCGCGAGGAGATGTCCGACGAGGAGTACGTCCGCATCACGACGCTTGGCTGCTGCCGTGAGGTCGGCCGCGCGGCCTTCGTCCTCTCGACGCCCGAGACGCGCATCCTCATCGACTGCGGTGACAAGCCCGGCGCGGAAGGCGAGGTGCCGTATCTGCAGGTGCCCGAAGCGCTCGGCGCTGGCGCGTCGAACCTCGACGCCGTCGTGCTGACCCACGCCCACCTCGACCACTCCGCGCTCCTCCCGCTGCTGTTCAAGTACGGCTACGACGGCCCGATCTACACGACCGAGCCCACCCGCGACCTGATGGGCCTACTCCAACTCGACTACCTCGACGTTGCCGCCAAAGAGGGTCGGACGCCGCCCTACGACTCCGAGATGGTCCGCGAAGCGATCAAACACACCATCCCGCTGGAGTACGGTGATGTCACCGACATCGCACCCGATGTCAAGCTCACACTGCACAACGCCGGCCACATTCTCGGGTCAGCTGTCTCTCACTTCCACATCGGCGACGGTCTCTACAACGTCGCCTTTTCGGGCGACATCCACTACGACGACACGCGCCTGTTCAACGGCGCCGTCAACGACTTCCCGCGCGTCGAGACGCTCGTCCTCGAATCGACCTACGGCGGCCGCAACGACTACCAGACCGATCAGGACGACGCCGAGCAGAACCTCAAGCGCGTCATCAAGGAGACCTACGAGAAGGGCGGCAAGGTGTTGATCCCGGCGTTCGCCGTCGGACGTTCTCAGGAGATGATGCTCGTCCTCGAAGAGGCGATGCGGAGCGGCGATATCCCCGAGATGCCGGTTCATCTCGACGGGATGATCTGGGAGGCGACTGCGATCCACACGACCTACCCCGAGTACCTGCGCGACGAGCTTCGTGATCGGATCTTCCACGACGACGAGAACCCGTTCCTCGCCGATCAGTTCAACCACATCGACGGCGGCGAGGAAGAGCGCCAGCAGGTCGCCGACGACGGCCCCTGTATCATCCTCTCGACCTCCGGGATGGTCACCGGCGGCCCGATCATGTCGTGGCTGCGCCATCTGGGCAGTGACGCCGACAGCACCCTGACGTTCGTCGGCTATCAGGCACAGGGAACCCTCGGACGACGCATCCAGAACGGGTGGGACGAGATTCCGATCGACGACGACGACACCGGCCGGCAGTCGACCCTCTCGCTGAACATGGATGTCGAAACCGTCGAGGGCTTCTCCGGGCACGCCGACCGTCAGGGCCTCGAAAACTTCGTCAAGACGATGAACCCCCGACCGGAGAAGGTGCTCTGTGTCCACGGCGACGAGTCCTCGACGCAGGATCTCTCCTCGGCGCTGTACCACGACTACAACATGCGGACGTTCGCGCCCAAGAACCTCGAAACGTTCCGGTTCGTCTAA
- a CDS encoding metallophosphoesterase family protein, with translation MPEQTTDSDWSPERAFSDAVEQRHHRIDADEWQNVYVIGDIHGCLTELKALVERIDPDPDELLAFVGDLVRKGPDSAGVVEYVRDRPNAVPVLGNNEAKVLRGDADPGLDDEHVDYLETLPAVLSWGDHAVVHGGVDPSRPLFEHGVEDFLTMRAPLGDGYDGPFWFEQYERTPQVFFGHTVLDAPVVGEGAIGLDTGCVYGGALTAYDCGADEFVSVPARDTYQERSRSKFVDPSEHDVDAGGQ, from the coding sequence ATGCCGGAACAAACGACAGACAGCGACTGGAGCCCCGAGCGAGCGTTTTCCGACGCCGTCGAGCAGCGCCATCACCGGATCGACGCCGACGAGTGGCAAAACGTCTACGTGATCGGCGATATCCACGGTTGCCTGACCGAACTGAAGGCGCTCGTCGAACGGATCGACCCCGACCCGGACGAACTGCTCGCGTTTGTCGGCGACCTCGTTCGCAAGGGCCCCGACAGCGCCGGCGTCGTCGAGTACGTTCGGGACCGACCCAACGCCGTGCCGGTACTCGGGAACAACGAAGCGAAGGTGCTGCGCGGCGACGCCGATCCCGGGCTCGACGACGAGCACGTCGACTACCTCGAAACGCTGCCCGCGGTCCTCTCGTGGGGCGACCACGCCGTCGTCCACGGCGGCGTCGATCCGTCCCGTCCGCTGTTCGAGCACGGCGTCGAGGATTTCCTGACGATGCGGGCGCCGCTGGGCGACGGGTACGACGGCCCCTTCTGGTTCGAGCAGTACGAGCGCACGCCGCAGGTGTTCTTCGGCCACACCGTCCTCGACGCCCCGGTCGTAGGCGAGGGGGCGATCGGGCTCGACACCGGCTGTGTCTACGGCGGCGCGCTGACCGCCTACGACTGTGGCGCCGACGAGTTCGTCAGCGTCCCTGCGCGTGACACCTATCAGGAGCGCTCCCGGTCGAAGTTCGTCGACCCGTCGGAACACGACGTCGACGCCGGCGGACAGTAA
- the ppk1 gene encoding polyphosphate kinase 1, translating to MAPDQSSADGSVADADAEDAPDDGVAAEPEDAQQFAPPPRNVDVDIDVGDDAAASPGSGDDSASDDGPAVDLDDPEYYLNRELSELEFQQRVLHEALDDRNPLLERVKFLSIVTENLDEFFRKRVGGLKQQVAADVTDRTADGRTPGEQWTEVLEASRPLLERQSECYREEIRPALADEGIEILDIEDLSPGERTQLREYFERSILPALTPLTFDPAHPFPFISNQSLSLAVLTRESPDADVTFSRVKIPRNQLRFIDVDELVDGDAGGETQRFVLLEELVRNNLDLLFPEVEIVDDALFRVTRNAEVRRDEEVAEDLLEMAEEVIEERRFATVVRLEIESDVPAAILDILREQLDLEAREVFEIDGPLDFRDFGTLLDLDRPDLSVDRWTPQPHPRLDDPATDIFEEIRRDDVLVHHPYHSFTGTVQQFLEAAAEDPDVLAIKASIYRTASDSQVIQTLIDAARNGKQVAVMVELKARFDEKNNLEWAKRLEEEGIHVAYGTIGYKTHTKTSLVVRREDDGVRLYSHVGTGNYHSETAKQYEDLGLLTADRDVGHDLVRLFNYFTGHARHEDYRTMLVAPGNMRRQFTDLIRAEAAAARNGEDARIVAKMNRLEDPEIVRELYAASMAGVDIELIVRDICRLRPGVEGVSDRIDVYSVVGRFLEHSRIFRFENGGDPRFFVGSADWMTRNLDNRVETIVPIEDPALQAELSTVLELLLDDNRRRWVMHSDGRYEQLVPGDDQSRSTHQRLMERARSGRHCARRVSSDGGDES from the coding sequence ATGGCCCCTGACCAGTCATCGGCAGACGGCAGCGTCGCGGACGCCGACGCGGAGGATGCGCCGGACGACGGCGTCGCCGCCGAGCCCGAAGATGCCCAGCAGTTCGCACCCCCGCCACGCAACGTGGATGTCGATATCGATGTCGGCGACGACGCCGCGGCGTCCCCGGGATCGGGCGACGATTCGGCGTCCGATGACGGGCCGGCGGTCGATCTCGACGATCCCGAGTACTACCTCAACCGCGAGCTGAGCGAGCTCGAGTTCCAGCAGCGCGTCCTCCACGAGGCGCTCGACGACCGGAACCCGCTGCTGGAACGGGTGAAGTTCCTCTCGATCGTCACCGAGAACCTAGACGAGTTCTTCCGAAAGCGCGTCGGCGGTCTCAAACAGCAGGTGGCCGCGGACGTCACCGATCGGACGGCCGACGGCCGGACACCCGGCGAACAGTGGACGGAGGTTCTGGAGGCGAGTCGACCGCTCCTCGAACGCCAATCCGAGTGCTACCGTGAGGAAATTCGTCCGGCGCTCGCGGACGAGGGGATCGAAATCCTCGATATCGAGGACCTCTCGCCCGGCGAGCGGACGCAGCTACGGGAGTACTTCGAGCGGTCGATCCTGCCCGCGCTGACGCCGCTGACGTTCGACCCGGCCCATCCGTTCCCGTTTATCTCCAACCAGAGCCTCTCGCTGGCCGTGCTGACGCGGGAGTCGCCAGACGCCGACGTGACGTTCTCGCGCGTGAAGATCCCGCGCAATCAGTTGCGGTTCATCGATGTCGACGAGCTGGTCGACGGCGACGCGGGCGGCGAAACACAGCGGTTCGTGCTGCTCGAAGAGCTGGTCCGCAACAACCTCGATCTCCTGTTTCCGGAGGTCGAGATCGTCGACGACGCGCTGTTCCGGGTGACGCGGAACGCGGAGGTCCGGCGGGACGAGGAAGTCGCGGAGGACCTGCTGGAAATGGCCGAAGAGGTGATCGAGGAGCGGCGGTTCGCCACGGTCGTCCGACTCGAAATCGAGAGCGACGTGCCGGCGGCGATCCTCGACATCCTCCGCGAGCAACTCGATCTCGAAGCGCGCGAGGTCTTCGAGATCGACGGCCCGCTCGACTTCCGCGACTTCGGGACGCTGCTGGATCTGGACCGTCCGGACCTGTCGGTCGATCGCTGGACGCCCCAGCCTCACCCGCGTCTCGACGATCCCGCGACCGACATCTTCGAGGAGATCCGCCGGGACGACGTGCTCGTCCACCACCCGTATCACTCGTTTACCGGCACCGTCCAGCAGTTTCTCGAAGCCGCCGCGGAGGACCCCGACGTGCTGGCCATCAAGGCGTCGATCTACCGCACCGCCAGCGACTCGCAGGTGATCCAGACGCTGATCGACGCGGCGCGCAACGGCAAGCAGGTCGCCGTGATGGTCGAACTCAAGGCCCGTTTCGACGAGAAGAACAATCTGGAGTGGGCAAAGCGCCTCGAAGAGGAAGGCATCCACGTCGCCTACGGGACGATCGGCTACAAGACCCACACCAAGACCTCGCTGGTCGTCCGCCGCGAAGACGACGGCGTCCGTCTGTACTCCCACGTCGGCACCGGAAACTACCACTCCGAGACCGCAAAGCAGTACGAGGATCTCGGACTGCTCACCGCCGACAGGGATGTCGGCCACGATCTGGTTCGGCTGTTCAACTACTTCACCGGCCACGCGCGCCACGAGGACTACCGCACGATGCTCGTCGCGCCGGGCAACATGCGCCGCCAGTTCACCGACCTGATCCGCGCCGAGGCGGCGGCAGCCCGAAACGGCGAGGACGCCCGGATCGTCGCCAAGATGAACCGGCTGGAGGATCCCGAGATCGTCCGTGAGTTGTACGCAGCCTCGATGGCCGGCGTCGATATCGAGCTGATCGTCCGGGACATCTGTCGACTTCGCCCCGGCGTCGAGGGCGTCAGCGATCGGATCGACGTCTACAGCGTCGTTGGAAGATTCCTCGAACACTCCCGGATCTTCCGGTTCGAGAACGGCGGCGATCCGCGCTTTTTCGTCGGGTCGGCCGACTGGATGACTCGAAATCTCGACAACCGCGTCGAGACGATCGTCCCGATCGAGGATCCCGCGCTGCAGGCCGAACTCTCGACGGTGCTGGAGCTCCTGCTCGACGACAACCGTCGTCGATGGGTGATGCATTCGGACGGACGCTACGAACAGCTCGTGCCGGGCGACGACCAGTCTCGATCGACGCACCAACGACTGATGGAGCGAGCTCGTTCGGGACGCCACTGCGCGCGCCGCGTCAGTAGCGACGGGGGAGACGAGTCCTAA